The nucleotide window GAGGGCAGGGTGAGGGGTAGGCGGTCCGCTCAGGTCCGGCCAGCCACTCCCTCAAGCCGCACGGGCAGAGTAAAGGTGAACGTCGCTCCCTGGCCCACCTGGCTCTCGACCCAGATTCGCCCGCCATGGAGCTCGACGAACTTCTTGGCCAGGGTCAGGCCGAGCCCGGTACCTTCCTGCTTGCGCCTCTCGTCGCTCCCCACCTGCCGGAACTCCTCGAAGATCGCCGCCTGATCCTCGGCGGCGATCCCGATCCCGGTGTCGGTGACGGCGATCTCGACCATTCCGTCTCGCCGACCGGCCTTCAGGCCGATGCGGCCGCCCTCGTGCGTGAACTTGACCGCATTGGAGAGCAGGTTCAGCAGCACCTGCTTGACCTTGCGCTCGTCCGCCACCACCTCGCCCAGCCGTGGGTCGACGTCGACGTGGAGGGCGATCGCGTGGCGGGCCGCCCGTTCCTTGACCAGGGTCACGGCGTTCTCCAAAGCGGTCGGTAGGTGGAACGGAGCCGGAGCCAGCTCCATCCGGCCGGCCTCGATCTTGGAGAGGTCCAGGATGTCGTTGATGAGGGAGAGGAGGTGCTGGCCGGAGGCGTAGATGTCCTTGAGATATTCGTCCTGCTTGACGTTCAGGTCGCCGAACATGCGCTGGAGGAGCACCTCCGAGAACCCGATGACCGCGTTGAGCGGGGTCCGCAGCTCGTGGGACATGTTGGCGAGGAACTCGGACTTGTGGCGGCTGGCCGCCTCCAGCTGCCGACTCTTGCTGGCGATCTCCTCGAAGAGCCGAGCGTTCTGGATCGCCAGGGCCGACTGCGTGGCAAAGGTGCGGAGCAGGTCGATCGTCTCGACCGGAAACTCCCCGGGCTCGTTCCGCGAGACGACCAGGCAGCCGACGAGCCGGCCCTCGCTGAGCATCGGCACGGCCAGGATCGCGCGGATGCCCGAGGCGATCAGGTTCTCCCGGAGGCGGCTCTCGTATGCCCCGCGCACCGTGATGTCGGGCAGCTGAGCCGGTTCCAACGTAGTGGCGGTCTGGCCCACCACCCCTTCACCCTTGCGAACGCGGGTGGCCCGACGGGCTGCTGCCAAAGTGCCGCCGGTCTCGGTGGCGGCCCGATGAACAAACTCCTCGGCGGCCGGGTCGTACTCGAACACCACCCCGCCGTCCAGCTCCGCGAGCTGCACGGCGTGCGAGACGATGGTGGTCAGCACGGTCTCCAGATCCAGCGTCGAGCTGACGGCGCGCCCGACCTCGCCGAGGGCCTTGAGCTGATCGACCGACCGGGTCAGCTCCTGCGTCCGTGCCTTAAGCTCATTGAACAGCCGCGCATTTTCGATCGCGATCACGGCTTGATCTGCGAAGGTCTGAAGCAGCGCGATCTCTTGATCCCGGAACGGTCCGATCTGGGCCCTGGCCACGCCGACCGTCCCCAGGACCTCGCCTCCCCGCAGCATTGGAACCACAAGCAGGCTGCGCCAGCCAGCCGTCGCAGCCAGCGCCCCGTAGCCAAACTCGGGATCTGCCGCGACATCCGGAACGTGCACCATGGCACGCGAAAGCACCGCGCGCGCGGCGATCATTCGGCGCTCCGGGCGCGTGGGAAAGGTCCGTCTGGTGGCCTCCTCCCCATCGGCCGAGAAACCGTGAAGCGCCCCGATGTGCATCAACTCGCCGTCGAACTGGAACACGGCGGCCATCAGTCCGCCGCATAGCCGTAGGGAGTTGCAGGCTATCGCCTCGAAGATCGGTTGCACGTCGACCGGAGAAGTCGAAATCACGCGGAGGATGTCGCCGGTCGCTGTCTGCTGGTCCAGCGCTTGCGTCAAGTCGCGATTGCGCGTCTCCAGCTCCGTGAACAACCGCACATTCTCGATCGCGATGACCGCCTGGTCGGCGAAGGTTCGGAGCAGCGCAATCTGCTGTTCGCTGAACGGTTGGACCTGGAACCGCCGGATGAGAATGACACCAACAGCCTCGCGTTCTCGGAGCAGTGGCACCGCAAGCTGGGTGCGAATCCCCCGAGCCCGCGAAGCATTGGCATCCGGAAACTCCGCAATGGAGGCCGGTGAGGCGATGTCCTCGACGTGAACCGGCTGGCGGTCGACGATCGCGCGGCCCGACGCCGTCCCGCGTGTCCGTGGCACTGAAGAGAACCCCGGGACTCCGCAGGTGGCGACCGGCGTCAGGGTGTCACCATCGGCTCGGAAGATCACCCCGTCGTTGGCTGCACAGAGCCGCGCGGCCCGCTCGACCACCGCGTCTAGCACCGGTCGGAGATCCGTGGGTGAGGTGCTGATGATCTGAAGAATCTCCGCGGTGGCCCTCTGCCGGTCGAGCGCCTCGGTAAGCGAACGATTGTTCTCCTGCAGCTCCGTGAACAAGCGTACGTTCTCGATTGCGATGACCGCCTGGTCGGCGAAGGTTCGGAGCAGCGCGATCTCGCCGCCCGAGAACGGCCCGGGGTCCCGCCGCGTGATCGAGATCAATCCGAGGGCGACGTCCCCGCGGATCATCGGAATGAACAAGTTGCTGTGCCATCCGCGTGCGCGGCCGGTCTCGCGCATGACCGGTGTGACGTCCGGGTCGCTCTCGACGTCTTCGACCGCGTGGGGGCGCCGATCATGCACGGCTCGTTCGCCCGGCGGGAGGCTACGAAGCGGCAACGGAAACACATCGACGAGCGACGCGTCGGCTTCGGCACTGGTTGAGGTGTAGGCCACGAGATCCAGCCAATCGCCGTCGCGCAACAGCATCATCGAGGCCGAGTAACCCCGGAGAAGCCGCAAGCCGCTCCGCACGATCGTGTCGAAGACCGGCTGCACATCCGTGGGCGAGCTGCTGATGACGCGCAGGATCTCGGCCGTCGCGGCCTGCTGCTCCAGCGCCTCGGTCAGCGCGTGCCGAAGGTCCTCTCGTGATGGCGCTCGGGGGTCGGTCTCCCGGACAGGCGCGAACGGCGTACCGCATTCCAGACAGAATTTGGCGTGCGAAGGATTGTCCTCATGGCACCGAACACACTTCATGCCGCGGCCTCCAGCCGCTAGCGCAGCGCCTTCTCGGCCTTGTCCGCGTTGGCCACCGCCACCACCACGTGGCAGGGACCGCCGCCGGGGATCACGGTCGTCGCGTACGCGCACTTGATGTTGATCCTGGCCGCCGCCAGCTTGCCGGCGAGGGCGGCCAGGGTGCCCGGCCGATCCTCGACGGAGAGCAGCAGCGCCGGCTCTTCCCCGCACCGGATCTTGGCGTCGGTCAGCGCCTGCCTGGCCCGCGCGGGGTCGCTGACGACCATCCGCAGCTTGCCGCGCCCCGCGGACTCCGCGGCGCAGATCGCGGTGATGTTCACGCCGGCGTCGGCAAGGGTCCGCGCGATCCTGGCCAGCGTGCCGGGCTTGGACTGGGCGGTGACGGTGATCTGGGTGATCTTCGTCATGGGCCTTACCTCCTCAGCGCTTGCGTCCGCGCTCCGAGCACCGCCTCGTTGTCGGATCCGGGCTGACGGGACCAGCCGGCCACGCGACCCGGGGTGCGCGAGAGCGACGGCACGATGCCCTGCGTGACGATCTCGCCCAGGTCCGGATGCGCGAGGCGCACCAGGTCGCCGCGGCTCCAGCAATGCGGCTCGCGGATCAGGTCGGCGACCGAGTTGACGGGGCTCGCGGCGAGACCGGCCGCGCGGAAGAGTGACACCGCCTCGTCGGCCGGCAACGCGACCGCCAGATCGATCAGGTCTTCGCGGATCGCGTCGGACTTGCGGAGGCCGTCGGTCTCTCGAACCGCCTCGTTGGCCTGCGCCGAGCGCCGACGCCTCCGCGCGAGCGCGCCCGCGATCGCGGACCACGACGGCGCCGACACCGTCATGAAACGCCCGTCGCCGGCCTCCACGGTCACCGTGACCGGGTAGAGGTGCGAGTCGCCGCCGGCGCGCTCGCGGCGGATACCGAGCGCGCCGCGCACCGCGAGCAGGTCCCCGGTCAGGCGCAGCGCGGCCTCGAACATGGCGGTGTCGACCACCTGCCCCTGGCCGTCGACGTCGCGGCGGAGCAGGGCCGCCATCACGCCGAGGACGTTGAAGAGCGCGGTGGAGTAGTCGCCGGACATGACGCCGTCGCGGAGCGGCGGGCGGTCCGGCCAGCCGTTGAGATACGTCAGCCCGCCGAAGGCCAGGCCCACCGGGTTGAAGGCGGCGCGCTGCGTGTACGGCCCGCTCTGCCCGAAGCCGGACGAGCGCAGCAGCACCAGGCGCGGGTTGGCGGCCAGCAGCGTGGCCGGCGCCAGGTCCCAGCGCTCGAGGGTGCCCGGACGGAAGTTCTCCACGATGACGTCGCTCGCCGCGACGAGGCCGAGGAACGTCTCCCGGCCGGCCGGCGAGCGCACGTCGAGCGTGATGCTGCGCTTGTTGCGGTTGGTGACCACGAAGCCGGGGCTCTTGCGGCCCTGGGCGTCGGCGGCCACGCTCGGCAGCTCGACCATGATGACGTCGGCGCCGAAGTCCCCGAGCAAGGCGGCCGCGGCCGGGCCGGCGAGCCACTGCGAGAGATCGAGCACGCGAATGCCGTGCAGCGGGCCCCACGCCTCGACGGGCGCGTCCGCCGGCGGCCGATCCGTCGCATCGACGCGCGAGCGTGTCGCCATCCGCTCGATGGCGGACCGCACCGCGTCGGTGTGCTCGCCGAGCTTCGGCGCGCGCCGCGCCGGCGCCGCCGGCGTGCGGGTGAGCCTCGGCACCGCGGCGGGGGCGAGCAGCTCCTGGCCGCTCGTGGACGTCAGCGCGACGACCGACTCGCGCGCCTTCACGTGCGCGTCGGCCAGGATGTCGTCGGCGGAGCGCACCGCGGTGCCGGCCACCCCGAAGTCGGCGAAGCGCGCCTCGACGTCGGCCTGGTCGTGCTTGGCGATCCAGTCGCCGACCAGCGCGTCCGAGGCCGCGCGGTTCTGCAGCCTCGCCGCGGGCGTGGCGAAGCGCCAGTCCTTCGGCGCGTCGGGAGCCTCGATGGCCTCGCAGAGGCGGGCGAACGGCTGGTCGCCCGCGCCGGAGACCGCGATCCACCCGCCGTCGCGCGTGGGATAGACGTTGGCGGGCACCACGATGGGCGATTCGGTGCCGAGGCGCGCGGCCACCGTCCCGGTGCGGTCGTAGCGCACCACCACCTCCTCCTGCATGCGCAGCGCGGCCTGGTACAGGCCGATGTCGACGACCTGCCCGCGCCCGCTGCGCCGCGCGTGGAAGAGCGCCATCAGCAGCCCGCTGCCGCCGAGGATGGCGGTCCAGCTCTCGGCCAGCGGCACCGTCACGGGTAGCGGCGGCCGATCCGGGAAGCCGGTGACGAACTGCACGCCCGCGAAGGCCTGCGCGATGCGGTCGTCGCCGGGCTCGCCCGCCAGTGGCCCGGTCTGGCCGAACGGTGAGATGCGCAGGGTGACCAGCCGCGGGTTGCGCTGCTCCAGCGTCTCGGGCGCGAGGCCCGCCGCCTCGAGCCGTCGCGGGCCCAGGTCCTCGATCAGCGCGTCGGCGGTGCCGAGCAGGCGCGCCAGCCACGGCTCGGTCGCGAGTGCGCCGAGGTCGGCCCGCACCGAGTACTTGCCGCGGTTCTCCGACTGGAACGCGAGCGCGTCCTCGCCCGGCAGCGCGGGTCCGCGCCGGCGCAGCGGCGAGCCCTCGGGCGGCTCGAGCTTGATCACGGTGGCGCCGAGGTCGGCGAGCAGCCCGCCGGCCAGCTCGCCGGCCGGCGTCTGCGCGATCTCCAGCACGACGACGCCGGCGAGGGCGCCGCCGCGGCGGTCGTCGGGCAGCGTGAAGGTCTCGGCCGGAGACGTCATCCCCGCCTCACGCGATCCCGAACACGCGGGCCGCGTTGCCGTAGAGCCACTTCTCCTTCACCGTGTCCTTCAACGGCAGCGCGAGATATTCCTGGATCAGCGTCTCGTACGGCTGCCCGACCAGGCCGGCCGAGAGGCCCA belongs to Candidatus Methylomirabilota bacterium and includes:
- a CDS encoding ACT domain-containing protein, whose product is MTKITQITVTAQSKPGTLARIARTLADAGVNITAICAAESAGRGKLRMVVSDPARARQALTDAKIRCGEEPALLLSVEDRPGTLAALAGKLAAARINIKCAYATTVIPGGGPCHVVVAVANADKAEKALR
- a CDS encoding CoA transferase codes for the protein MTSPAETFTLPDDRRGGALAGVVVLEIAQTPAGELAGGLLADLGATVIKLEPPEGSPLRRRGPALPGEDALAFQSENRGKYSVRADLGALATEPWLARLLGTADALIEDLGPRRLEAAGLAPETLEQRNPRLVTLRISPFGQTGPLAGEPGDDRIAQAFAGVQFVTGFPDRPPLPVTVPLAESWTAILGGSGLLMALFHARRSGRGQVVDIGLYQAALRMQEEVVVRYDRTGTVAARLGTESPIVVPANVYPTRDGGWIAVSGAGDQPFARLCEAIEAPDAPKDWRFATPAARLQNRAASDALVGDWIAKHDQADVEARFADFGVAGTAVRSADDILADAHVKARESVVALTSTSGQELLAPAAVPRLTRTPAAPARRAPKLGEHTDAVRSAIERMATRSRVDATDRPPADAPVEAWGPLHGIRVLDLSQWLAGPAAAALLGDFGADVIMVELPSVAADAQGRKSPGFVVTNRNKRSITLDVRSPAGRETFLGLVAASDVIVENFRPGTLERWDLAPATLLAANPRLVLLRSSGFGQSGPYTQRAAFNPVGLAFGGLTYLNGWPDRPPLRDGVMSGDYSTALFNVLGVMAALLRRDVDGQGQVVDTAMFEAALRLTGDLLAVRGALGIRRERAGGDSHLYPVTVTVEAGDGRFMTVSAPSWSAIAGALARRRRRSAQANEAVRETDGLRKSDAIREDLIDLAVALPADEAVSLFRAAGLAASPVNSVADLIREPHCWSRGDLVRLAHPDLGEIVTQGIVPSLSRTPGRVAGWSRQPGSDNEAVLGARTQALRR
- a CDS encoding GAF domain-containing protein, which gives rise to MKCVRCHEDNPSHAKFCLECGTPFAPVRETDPRAPSREDLRHALTEALEQQAATAEILRVISSSPTDVQPVFDTIVRSGLRLLRGYSASMMLLRDGDWLDLVAYTSTSAEADASLVDVFPLPLRSLPPGERAVHDRRPHAVEDVESDPDVTPVMRETGRARGWHSNLFIPMIRGDVALGLISITRRDPGPFSGGEIALLRTFADQAVIAIENVRLFTELQENNRSLTEALDRQRATAEILQIISTSPTDLRPVLDAVVERAARLCAANDGVIFRADGDTLTPVATCGVPGFSSVPRTRGTASGRAIVDRQPVHVEDIASPASIAEFPDANASRARGIRTQLAVPLLREREAVGVILIRRFQVQPFSEQQIALLRTFADQAVIAIENVRLFTELETRNRDLTQALDQQTATGDILRVISTSPVDVQPIFEAIACNSLRLCGGLMAAVFQFDGELMHIGALHGFSADGEEATRRTFPTRPERRMIAARAVLSRAMVHVPDVAADPEFGYGALAATAGWRSLLVVPMLRGGEVLGTVGVARAQIGPFRDQEIALLQTFADQAVIAIENARLFNELKARTQELTRSVDQLKALGEVGRAVSSTLDLETVLTTIVSHAVQLAELDGGVVFEYDPAAEEFVHRAATETGGTLAAARRATRVRKGEGVVGQTATTLEPAQLPDITVRGAYESRLRENLIASGIRAILAVPMLSEGRLVGCLVVSRNEPGEFPVETIDLLRTFATQSALAIQNARLFEEIASKSRQLEAASRHKSEFLANMSHELRTPLNAVIGFSEVLLQRMFGDLNVKQDEYLKDIYASGQHLLSLINDILDLSKIEAGRMELAPAPFHLPTALENAVTLVKERAARHAIALHVDVDPRLGEVVADERKVKQVLLNLLSNAVKFTHEGGRIGLKAGRRDGMVEIAVTDTGIGIAAEDQAAIFEEFRQVGSDERRKQEGTGLGLTLAKKFVELHGGRIWVESQVGQGATFTFTLPVRLEGVAGRT